In the bacterium genome, one interval contains:
- the hxsA4 gene encoding His-Xaa-Ser repeat protein HxsA4, which translates to MSEKKNGLPALRKTPLDFLSQEEARQAVKPVTAVDAGEAAAAVRQEPHNEKLLLAQHMSHASHGSHGSHGSHGSHGSHGSHGSHGSHGSHGSHGSHGSHGSHGSHGSW; encoded by the coding sequence ATGAGCGAGAAGAAGAACGGGCTACCCGCGTTGCGGAAGACGCCGCTGGACTTTCTCAGTCAGGAGGAGGCGCGGCAGGCGGTCAAGCCGGTGACGGCGGTGGACGCCGGGGAGGCGGCGGCGGCGGTGCGGCAGGAGCCGCACAACGAGAAGCTGCTGCTGGCGCAGCACATGTCGCACGCCTCGCACGGCAGCCACGGCAGTCATGGGTCGCACGGCAGCCACGGCTCGCACGGCAGTCACGGCAGCCATGGCAGCCACGGCAGCCACGGTTCGCACGGCAGTCACGGATCACACGGCAGTCACGGCTCGCACGGGTCGTGGTGA
- a CDS encoding radical SAM protein, whose product MGQQHLTDGMLARERVANVRKHWVRLVTACNSRCVFCLDTDTPRGVYLPEDEVRRELIRGRTELNADKVILSGGEGSIHPKFIDFIRFAKELGYSRIQTVTNGVMLSKREFYNAAVEAGLGEITYSLHGHTPELHDRLTATPGAFHKLMKGMMRAIREGRIIVNVDVCINKQNVPYIDQIVDLCLQVGVREFDLLHVIPQGVAFENRKDLFYDPIEHLPRLHKVFRLNRHPGVVIWTNRFPLEFLEGLEDLIQDPHKMLDEVNGRRFQVRRYLDEGTPLECRDIERCQYCFIESFCTSADRIIARQNQATWDVWWIGKPDGAATTAALSRATLPFGSRHVGLEVDDLADLEHLPVAQDIGIYVRPQTITRMVERDVVTNRLVIVAREAAHLDALLAGAGLPDGVRVEIELNVSTGPWLLAHRDRVAALLDRIHLRQPTYELMKDAVANDVRHPKGFFEQLALPIPVSGLPACMTPGARLAEGLAVLRQTMFDPETGRLATRELARAHVVDGYTGKSLRCRDCRVTDRCEGAHINFIRDQGFREMEPLREGPWADAAEAQLLALHPEKPSRLRDGRPLEPVAPSLPGYAPAQPAPEEPLIEFGRKAKEAKERRRLEFEAAQPVPEN is encoded by the coding sequence ATGGGGCAGCAGCATCTAACCGACGGCATGTTGGCGCGCGAGCGCGTCGCCAACGTCCGCAAGCACTGGGTGCGCCTGGTCACGGCGTGCAACAGCCGCTGCGTCTTCTGTCTCGACACCGACACGCCGCGCGGCGTCTACCTGCCCGAGGACGAGGTGCGGCGCGAGCTGATCCGCGGCCGCACCGAGCTGAACGCCGACAAGGTGATCCTCTCCGGCGGCGAGGGGTCGATCCATCCCAAGTTCATCGACTTCATCCGCTTCGCCAAGGAGCTCGGGTACAGCCGCATCCAGACCGTCACCAACGGCGTGATGCTGTCGAAGCGGGAGTTCTACAACGCCGCCGTCGAGGCCGGCCTGGGCGAGATCACCTACAGCCTGCACGGCCACACGCCCGAGCTGCACGACCGCCTCACCGCGACGCCGGGCGCCTTCCACAAGCTGATGAAGGGGATGATGCGCGCCATCCGCGAGGGCCGCATCATCGTCAACGTCGACGTCTGCATCAACAAGCAGAACGTCCCCTACATCGACCAGATCGTCGATCTCTGCCTGCAGGTCGGGGTGCGCGAGTTCGACCTCCTGCACGTGATCCCGCAGGGCGTGGCGTTCGAGAACCGCAAGGACCTGTTCTACGATCCGATCGAGCACCTGCCGCGGCTGCACAAGGTGTTCCGCCTCAACCGCCACCCCGGCGTGGTGATCTGGACCAACCGCTTCCCGCTCGAATTCCTCGAGGGCCTCGAGGACCTCATCCAGGATCCGCACAAGATGCTCGACGAGGTGAACGGGCGCCGCTTCCAGGTGCGCAGGTACCTCGACGAGGGCACGCCGCTCGAGTGCCGCGACATCGAGCGCTGCCAGTACTGTTTCATCGAGTCGTTCTGCACCAGCGCCGACCGCATCATCGCGCGCCAGAACCAGGCGACGTGGGACGTCTGGTGGATCGGCAAGCCGGACGGCGCGGCGACCACCGCGGCGCTGAGCCGTGCGACCCTGCCCTTCGGCTCGCGCCACGTCGGCCTCGAGGTCGACGACCTCGCCGACCTCGAACACCTGCCGGTCGCGCAGGACATCGGCATCTACGTCAGGCCGCAGACGATCACCCGCATGGTCGAGCGCGACGTCGTGACCAATCGTCTGGTCATCGTCGCCCGCGAGGCGGCGCATCTCGACGCGCTGCTCGCCGGCGCCGGTCTGCCGGACGGCGTGCGGGTCGAGATCGAGCTCAACGTCTCGACCGGCCCGTGGCTGCTGGCGCATCGCGATCGCGTCGCGGCGCTGCTCGACCGCATCCACCTGCGCCAGCCGACCTACGAGCTCATGAAGGACGCCGTCGCCAACGACGTCCGCCATCCGAAGGGGTTCTTCGAGCAACTGGCGCTGCCCATCCCGGTGAGCGGCCTGCCCGCCTGCATGACGCCGGGAGCGCGGCTGGCCGAGGGCCTGGCGGTGCTGCGGCAGACGATGTTCGATCCGGAGACCGGGCGCCTCGCCACCCGGGAGCTGGCGCGCGCCCACGTCGTCGACGGCTACACCGGCAAGTCGCTGCGCTGCCGCGACTGCCGGGTCACCGATCGCTGCGAGGGGGCGCACATCAACTTCATCCGCGACCAGGGTTTCCGGGAGATGGAGCCGCTGCGCGAGGGCCCGTGGGCCGACGCCGCCGAGGCGCAACTGCTGGCGCTGCACCCCGAGAAGCCGTCCCGCCTGCGCGACGGCCGCCCGCTCGAACCGGTGGCGCCGAGCCTTCCCGGCTACGCCCCCGCCCAGCCGGCGCCGGAGGAGCCGCTCATCGAATTCGGCCGCAAAGCGAAGGAGGCGAAGGAACGCCGCCGCCTCGAGTTCGAAGCGGCGCAGCCAGTGCCGGAGAACTGA
- a CDS encoding radical SAM protein yields MANLGYLQLTRNCYQKCQFCSNPPTGVHLDEAEMRANIDQLVEMGYDGVILTGGEPSISELLLPALRYARERRLFSRMITNGQKLADRDFFRECVDAGLTHIHVSLHSYRREVHDYITQYPGAWDLLVDCLALVPEMGITSDINTVINVYNCDHLHETVQWICETFPHIRHFVWNNMDPDGNRAEQHPDCIPRHYEFQVSLERAMDYLVSTGRSFRAERVPLCYMRRFAWASTETRKIVKEEERCIRFLDFKGFIHQKEFLHGKGAACDVCRFDPICAGMFSMAKTFDEREQSPIFDDPTDVIAAVLGHAPSPELMARLQARRGRRSKTEQPSQAKREQALQRAL; encoded by the coding sequence ATGGCCAATCTCGGATACCTGCAGCTCACCCGGAACTGCTACCAGAAGTGCCAGTTCTGCAGTAACCCGCCGACCGGCGTGCATCTCGACGAGGCGGAGATGCGCGCCAACATCGATCAGCTCGTCGAGATGGGCTACGACGGCGTCATCCTGACCGGCGGCGAGCCGAGCATCTCGGAGCTGCTGCTGCCGGCGCTGCGATATGCGCGGGAGCGCCGACTGTTCAGCCGCATGATCACCAACGGCCAGAAGCTCGCCGACCGGGACTTCTTCCGCGAGTGCGTCGATGCCGGGCTGACGCACATCCACGTCTCGTTGCACAGCTACCGGCGCGAGGTGCACGACTACATCACGCAGTACCCGGGGGCCTGGGATCTGCTGGTCGACTGCCTCGCGCTCGTGCCGGAGATGGGCATCACCTCCGACATCAACACGGTGATCAACGTCTACAACTGCGACCACCTGCACGAGACCGTGCAGTGGATCTGCGAGACCTTTCCGCACATCCGCCACTTCGTCTGGAACAACATGGATCCGGACGGCAACCGCGCCGAGCAGCACCCCGACTGCATTCCGCGCCACTACGAGTTCCAGGTCTCGCTCGAGCGGGCGATGGACTACCTGGTCAGCACCGGGCGCAGCTTCCGCGCCGAGCGCGTGCCGCTCTGCTACATGCGCCGCTTCGCCTGGGCCTCCACCGAGACGCGCAAGATCGTCAAGGAGGAGGAGCGCTGCATCCGCTTCCTCGACTTCAAGGGCTTCATCCACCAGAAGGAGTTCCTGCACGGCAAGGGCGCCGCCTGCGATGTCTGCCGCTTCGATCCCATCTGCGCCGGCATGTTCTCCATGGCCAAGACGTTCGACGAGCGCGAGCAGTCGCCGATCTTCGACGACCCCACCGACGTCATCGCCGCCGTGCTCGGGCACGCGCCGTCGCCGGAGCTGATGGCACGGCTGCAGGCGCGGCGCGGCCGGCGCTCGAAGACCGAGCAGCCGTCGCAGGCCAAACGGGAGCAGGCCCTGCAGCGAGCGCTGTGA
- a CDS encoding radical SAM protein: MARFLFVNPPLVLDEDFIDYPYFANHGLLACAGLAASRGARVEVYDAFALPESGRHPRLAGGWTLGIDHGDFVAGLPDKPYDVVVLGASVFVRIEDAHQETRDLIRALRDQYPHAVLLLSDGYVGGQHYMSYDGAAVLAAYPELDAILKYPGERRFGDPDALAQLRGVRQVLEDGGARPGDPHAAFYLLDEIDTVAFDRFLGRCFDGRWQNTFGIGPGTRSLLTSMGCPHRCIFCTSNPGWRTNGRKLYQPIPLQRLQHWTYLLHAVFGARKLLVLDEMVNVRPDFNAMLRVFNDLGLTYDFPNGMRADHLDREDLELMVGRVTTLSISAESATQEDLDGPIGKGQKLDAIYRVAQWCHELGIPLMSHYIIGFPWETPAHVTRTLEMAYELHDKYGVWPSMQFATPIRGTQLHEQCVQLGLVDEAGIDLKDGALFQHKPAYEPPHCPPGYLARARAAFDTKIAARAARKLIVNITYKCANRCVFCATGDRITAALEWQRIDAILRQHRDEGTELLDIDGGEPTTHPRLIDAITLARDLGYRAINVTSNGRLLRDRALADRLVNSGITHLLISVHGPDAAVHDAAVDVPGAFDQTMAGIDNVMALRPAHVDTGMNVTIVRGNVDHLLPLAALAIAKGFGKINFQLTTPFGRAWEDVVPPLDEAAQAVMRVIDRYADQIPIHVINAQLCAFPGYEQYVAGDLQKLGRTMIFAADPRFPEQVNLHDWLGAKREKREVCHTCPWTTVCEGFQVFAQEKPDMRVERARPVVAVA; this comes from the coding sequence ATGGCGCGATTCCTCTTCGTCAACCCGCCGCTGGTCCTCGACGAGGACTTCATCGACTACCCGTACTTCGCCAATCACGGGTTGCTCGCCTGCGCCGGCCTGGCGGCGAGCCGCGGCGCGCGGGTCGAGGTGTACGACGCCTTCGCGCTGCCCGAATCGGGTCGCCATCCGCGGCTCGCCGGCGGCTGGACCCTCGGCATCGACCACGGCGACTTCGTCGCCGGCCTGCCGGACAAGCCTTACGACGTGGTGGTGCTCGGCGCCTCGGTGTTCGTCCGCATCGAGGACGCCCACCAGGAAACGCGCGACCTCATCCGCGCCCTCCGCGACCAGTACCCGCACGCCGTGCTGCTGCTCAGCGACGGCTACGTCGGCGGCCAGCACTACATGAGCTACGACGGCGCCGCCGTGCTCGCCGCCTATCCCGAGCTCGACGCGATCCTCAAGTATCCCGGCGAACGCCGCTTCGGCGATCCCGACGCGCTGGCGCAATTGCGCGGCGTCCGCCAGGTGCTCGAGGACGGCGGCGCCCGCCCCGGCGATCCGCACGCCGCGTTCTACCTGCTCGACGAGATCGACACCGTCGCTTTCGACCGCTTCCTCGGCCGCTGCTTCGACGGCCGCTGGCAGAACACCTTCGGCATCGGCCCCGGCACCCGCTCGCTGCTCACCAGCATGGGCTGCCCGCACCGCTGCATCTTCTGCACCAGCAACCCGGGATGGCGGACGAACGGGCGCAAGCTCTACCAGCCGATCCCGCTGCAGCGGCTGCAGCACTGGACGTATCTGCTGCACGCGGTGTTCGGCGCGCGGAAGCTGCTCGTCCTCGACGAGATGGTGAACGTGCGGCCCGACTTCAACGCCATGCTGCGCGTCTTCAACGACCTCGGCCTGACCTACGACTTCCCCAACGGCATGCGCGCCGACCACCTCGATCGCGAGGATCTCGAGCTCATGGTCGGGAGGGTGACGACGCTCAGCATCTCCGCCGAGAGCGCCACCCAGGAGGATCTCGACGGGCCGATCGGCAAGGGGCAGAAGCTCGACGCCATCTACCGCGTCGCCCAGTGGTGCCACGAGCTCGGCATCCCGCTCATGTCGCACTACATCATCGGCTTCCCCTGGGAGACGCCGGCGCACGTCACCCGGACGCTGGAGATGGCGTACGAGCTGCACGACAAGTACGGCGTCTGGCCGTCGATGCAGTTCGCGACCCCGATCCGCGGCACGCAACTGCACGAACAGTGCGTGCAGCTCGGGCTGGTCGACGAGGCCGGCATCGACCTCAAGGACGGCGCCCTCTTCCAGCACAAGCCGGCCTACGAGCCGCCGCACTGCCCGCCGGGCTACCTCGCCCGGGCGCGCGCCGCCTTCGACACCAAGATCGCCGCCCGCGCGGCGCGGAAGCTGATCGTCAACATCACCTACAAGTGCGCCAACCGGTGCGTCTTCTGCGCCACCGGCGACCGCATCACGGCGGCGCTGGAGTGGCAGAGGATCGACGCCATCCTGCGCCAGCATCGCGACGAGGGCACCGAGCTCCTCGACATCGACGGCGGGGAGCCGACCACCCACCCTCGGCTGATCGACGCCATCACGCTGGCGCGCGACCTCGGCTACCGCGCCATCAACGTCACCAGCAACGGCCGCCTGCTGCGCGACCGCGCGCTCGCCGACCGGCTGGTCAACAGCGGCATCACCCACCTGCTGATCTCGGTGCACGGGCCGGACGCCGCCGTGCACGACGCCGCGGTGGACGTGCCCGGCGCCTTCGATCAGACGATGGCCGGCATCGACAACGTGATGGCGCTGCGGCCGGCGCACGTCGACACCGGCATGAACGTCACCATCGTGCGCGGCAACGTCGACCACCTGCTGCCGCTGGCCGCGCTGGCGATCGCCAAGGGCTTCGGCAAGATCAACTTCCAGCTCACCACGCCGTTCGGGCGCGCCTGGGAAGACGTGGTGCCGCCCCTCGACGAGGCGGCGCAGGCGGTGATGCGGGTGATCGACCGCTACGCCGACCAGATCCCGATCCACGTCATCAACGCCCAGCTCTGCGCCTTCCCCGGCTACGAACAGTACGTCGCCGGCGACCTGCAGAAGCTCGGCCGGACGATGATCTTCGCCGCCGACCCGCGCTTTCCCGAGCAGGTCAATCTGCACGACTGGCTGGGCGCCAAGCGCGAGAAGCGCGAGGTCTGCCACACCTGCCCGTGGACCACGGTGTGCGAGGGCTTCCAGGTGTTCGCGCAGGAGAAGCCGGACATGCGCGTCGAGCGCGCCCGCCCGGTGGTGGCGGTGGCCTGA
- a CDS encoding radical SAM protein → MTAVKLRDQWCEYQDVLVDVMIGYACNVQCDYCSITDEMRRENMLTPAIMDILRDARARGATKVAFGGGEPTIRRSLLPLVRWCRDRGWTSIKVSSNALLYSYADYAKEASEAGITTFHISFMAHTPELYARIMGRADAMALATQGLSNLIGLGHKPVGDLIIKSDTWMHLPDIVEHWARLGVEKFNLWLVSLSDRNKHNLASLLPVSEMRDGIVGAFERGRQLGVTVLSRHIPRCLLYGYEEHIADLRDDKVLVVTPHSTFALWESRISPNAYSPKCDGCIHHHGICLGARQDYLERYGDFEFQPEYATRATA, encoded by the coding sequence ATGACCGCGGTCAAGCTGCGCGACCAGTGGTGCGAGTACCAGGACGTGCTCGTGGACGTCATGATCGGCTACGCCTGCAACGTCCAGTGCGATTACTGCTCGATCACCGACGAGATGCGGCGCGAGAACATGCTGACGCCGGCGATCATGGACATCCTGCGCGACGCCCGGGCGCGCGGCGCCACCAAGGTCGCCTTCGGCGGCGGCGAGCCGACCATCCGCCGCAGCCTGCTGCCACTCGTGCGCTGGTGCCGCGACCGCGGCTGGACGTCGATCAAGGTGTCGTCGAACGCGCTGCTCTACTCGTACGCCGACTATGCGAAGGAGGCGAGCGAGGCCGGGATCACGACTTTCCACATCTCGTTCATGGCGCACACGCCCGAGCTCTACGCCAGGATCATGGGCCGCGCCGACGCGATGGCGCTGGCGACCCAGGGCCTCTCGAACCTGATCGGACTCGGCCACAAGCCGGTCGGCGACCTGATCATCAAGAGCGACACCTGGATGCACCTGCCCGACATCGTCGAGCACTGGGCGCGCCTGGGAGTGGAGAAGTTCAACCTCTGGCTGGTCTCGCTGTCCGACCGCAACAAGCACAACCTCGCCTCGCTGCTGCCGGTGAGCGAGATGCGCGACGGCATCGTCGGCGCCTTCGAGCGCGGCCGCCAGCTCGGCGTGACGGTGCTGTCCCGCCACATCCCGCGCTGCCTGCTGTACGGCTACGAGGAGCACATCGCCGACCTGCGCGACGACAAGGTGCTGGTGGTGACCCCGCACTCCACCTTCGCGCTGTGGGAATCGCGCATCTCGCCCAACGCCTACAGCCCGAAGTGCGACGGCTGCATCCACCACCACGGCATCTGCCTCGGCGCCCGCCAGGATTACCTGGAGCGCTACGGCGATTTCGAATTCCAGCCCGAATACGCCACGCGCGCGACCGCGTGA
- the hxsD gene encoding His-Xaa-Ser system protein HxsD, which yields MSQPQIETLDPQTATMTLSLDVGLYPRDVLYAAAYVFLDRAYVLLDRDGARYLVHLRGKQATDEPTLRAMAGELANELLAQALRLRVVRQNQKLIEDIASLAISSAAGGAVHGDESALIDLQDPGDDGFLDDPLGIAVPWEAKKGAGEQ from the coding sequence ATGTCCCAGCCCCAGATCGAAACCCTCGACCCGCAGACCGCGACCATGACGTTGTCGCTCGACGTCGGCCTCTATCCGCGCGACGTGCTGTACGCGGCGGCGTACGTCTTCCTCGATCGCGCCTACGTGCTGCTCGACCGCGACGGCGCCCGCTACCTCGTCCACCTGCGCGGCAAGCAGGCCACCGACGAGCCGACCCTGCGCGCCATGGCCGGCGAGCTCGCCAACGAGCTGCTCGCGCAGGCCCTGCGCCTGCGGGTGGTGCGCCAGAACCAGAAGCTGATCGAGGACATCGCCAGCCTCGCCATCTCCAGCGCCGCCGGCGGCGCGGTCCACGGCGACGAGTCGGCGCTGATCGACCTCCAGGATCCGGGCGACGACGGCTTCCTCGACGACCCGCTCGGCATCGCCGTGCCCTGGGAGGCCAAGAAGGGAGCCGGCGAGCAATGA
- a CDS encoding HxsD-like protein, whose amino-acid sequence MSAATATVRLHRALYAEDGIRRAAETFTDFAAFAVRADGDHWVVDVSDIDQEVDGDVVAEFCNFALANTAIRRKYANA is encoded by the coding sequence ATGAGCGCCGCGACCGCGACCGTGCGCCTGCACCGCGCCCTCTATGCCGAGGACGGCATCCGCCGCGCGGCGGAGACGTTCACCGATTTCGCCGCCTTCGCGGTACGCGCCGACGGCGATCACTGGGTGGTCGACGTCAGCGACATCGACCAGGAGGTCGACGGCGACGTGGTCGCCGAGTTCTGCAACTTCGCCCTCGCCAACACCGCCATCCGCAGGAAGTACGCCAATGCTTGA